A part of Myxococcus landrumus genomic DNA contains:
- the egtD gene encoding L-histidine N(alpha)-methyltransferase has protein sequence MVQPVVTTPEEGTRALPGVKVDVFVRPGDARRALRQEVINGLCGTPKELSPRWLYDERGSQLFDDITRLPEYYPTRREREILLAHAGDVARLSGATTLIELGSGTSEKTRLLLDAMEEAGQLSRFVPFDVSEAFLRRAAASLAREYPGITVHAVVGDFEHHLGQLPRGGRRLVAFLGGTIGNLKPPERARFLRELSEGLLPGDGLLLGTDLIKDRQRLYAAYNDSAGVTAEFNRNVLTVLNRELGGDFDPEGFEHFAPFDEHNAWVEMRLVSRRAQTVWLSAVKRRVDFAAGEVLRTEVSCKFEQARVESELDAAGLGLAAWWTDGAGDFALSLALKRG, from the coding sequence ATGGTGCAGCCGGTGGTGACGACGCCCGAGGAGGGGACGCGAGCCCTCCCCGGAGTGAAGGTGGACGTCTTCGTGAGGCCCGGTGACGCGCGGCGCGCGCTGCGGCAGGAGGTCATCAACGGCCTGTGCGGCACGCCCAAGGAGCTCTCACCGCGGTGGCTCTACGACGAGCGGGGCAGCCAGCTCTTCGACGACATCACCCGCCTGCCGGAGTACTACCCCACGCGACGCGAGCGGGAAATCCTCCTGGCCCACGCGGGGGACGTAGCCCGGCTGAGCGGCGCCACCACGCTCATCGAGCTGGGCAGCGGCACGAGCGAGAAGACGCGCCTGCTGTTGGACGCGATGGAGGAGGCGGGACAGCTCTCGCGCTTCGTCCCCTTCGACGTCAGCGAGGCCTTCCTGCGCCGCGCGGCGGCGTCACTCGCCCGCGAGTACCCGGGCATCACCGTGCACGCGGTGGTGGGCGACTTCGAGCACCACCTGGGCCAGTTGCCTCGAGGCGGACGGCGGCTGGTGGCCTTCCTGGGAGGCACCATCGGCAACCTCAAGCCGCCCGAGCGCGCGCGCTTCCTGCGGGAGCTGTCGGAGGGACTCCTGCCCGGAGACGGCCTGCTGCTCGGCACCGACCTCATCAAGGACCGGCAGCGGCTGTACGCGGCCTACAACGACAGCGCGGGCGTCACGGCGGAGTTCAACCGCAACGTGCTCACCGTGCTCAACCGCGAGCTGGGCGGGGACTTCGACCCGGAGGGCTTCGAGCACTTCGCGCCCTTCGACGAGCACAACGCCTGGGTGGAGATGCGGCTGGTCTCCCGGCGCGCGCAGACGGTGTGGCTGTCCGCGGTGAAGCGCCGGGTGGACTTCGCCGCGGGAGAGGTGCTGCGCACCGAGGTGAGCTGCAAGTTCGAGCAGGCCCGCGTCGAGTCGGAGCTGGACGCGGCGGGCCTGGGCCTTGCGGCGTGGTGGACGGACGGAGCTGGAGACTTCGCCCTGTCCCTCGCGCTCAAGCGCGGCTGA
- the egtB gene encoding ergothioneine biosynthesis protein EgtB, giving the protein MLGNSTTRTTGATEVLGAWKARAWTELEAARARVLGMLAGLPERVLMNQHSPLMSPLIWDVAHIANYEEQWLLRALGAPALTDPAFDTLYDAFRHPRSIRATLPLLSPEAAFAYAARVREAVREHLMDHVPEDSFEPLLVDGFVFGMVAQHEQQHAETLAATLQLMTEVEYRIPSARLLPRAGLVPREPVFIPGGPVRLGTDAPWAYDNEQPSHVREVAPFLLDAHPVTNGDYLAFIEAGGYEDSRWWHPKGWDFVRAERLEHPQFWLPQAAGRWLRRRFGQVEPLPADEPVQHVCWYEADAYARWAGKRLPTEAEWEKAARGADGALREHPWGHPAPTPARANLGGDAWRPAPVGSHPEGVSHDGVWGLLGDVWEWTSSDFQPYAGFRAYPYREYSEVFFGDEYKVLRGGAWASAPVAVRNGFRNWDYPIRRQIFAGFRCASAV; this is encoded by the coding sequence ATGCTGGGCAACTCGACGACTCGAACGACAGGCGCCACCGAAGTCCTGGGGGCGTGGAAGGCGCGGGCCTGGACGGAGCTGGAGGCCGCGCGGGCGCGGGTGCTGGGCATGCTCGCGGGGCTGCCGGAGCGGGTGCTGATGAACCAGCACTCGCCGCTGATGTCGCCGCTCATCTGGGATGTCGCTCACATCGCCAACTACGAAGAGCAGTGGCTGCTGCGGGCCCTGGGCGCTCCGGCGCTGACGGACCCGGCCTTCGACACCCTCTACGACGCCTTCCGCCACCCTCGGAGCATCCGCGCCACGCTCCCCCTGCTGTCCCCCGAGGCCGCGTTCGCCTATGCCGCGCGCGTGCGCGAGGCCGTGCGCGAGCACCTGATGGACCACGTGCCCGAGGACAGCTTCGAGCCGCTGCTGGTGGACGGCTTCGTGTTCGGCATGGTGGCGCAGCATGAGCAGCAGCACGCGGAGACGCTCGCCGCCACGCTCCAGTTGATGACGGAGGTGGAGTACCGCATCCCCTCCGCGCGGCTGCTCCCGCGCGCGGGCCTGGTGCCTCGCGAGCCCGTGTTCATCCCCGGTGGCCCGGTGCGCCTGGGCACCGACGCGCCCTGGGCCTACGACAACGAGCAGCCCTCCCATGTGCGCGAGGTCGCGCCCTTCCTTCTGGACGCGCACCCCGTCACCAACGGCGACTACCTCGCCTTCATCGAAGCGGGGGGCTACGAGGACTCACGCTGGTGGCATCCCAAGGGCTGGGACTTCGTGCGCGCGGAGCGGCTCGAGCATCCCCAGTTCTGGTTGCCCCAGGCCGCGGGCCGCTGGCTGCGCAGACGCTTCGGCCAGGTCGAGCCCCTGCCCGCCGACGAGCCCGTGCAGCACGTGTGCTGGTACGAAGCGGACGCGTACGCACGATGGGCCGGCAAGCGCCTGCCCACGGAGGCCGAGTGGGAGAAGGCCGCGCGAGGCGCTGATGGGGCTCTTCGCGAGCACCCGTGGGGCCACCCGGCGCCCACGCCCGCGCGCGCGAACCTGGGCGGAGACGCGTGGAGACCCGCGCCCGTGGGCAGCCATCCCGAGGGCGTCAGCCATGACGGTGTCTGGGGACTCCTGGGGGATGTCTGGGAATGGACCTCCAGCGACTTCCAGCCCTACGCGGGGTTCCGCGCGTATCCGTATCGCGAGTACTCCGAGGTGTTCTTCGGCGACGAATACAAGGTTCTTCGAGGAGGAGCATGGGCCAGCGCGCCGGTGGCGGTGCGCAATGGCTTTCGCAATTGGGACTACCCCATCCGCCGGCAGATTTTCGCCGGCTTCCGTTGTGCGTCCGCGGTGTGA
- a CDS encoding response regulator codes for MLCAMASAGKHGSVLVVEDEDDIRAAIAEILESEGYDVTVASNGREAMEELSDVRYVPRLILLDLMMPEMNGHELLARRQAIPRLRNVPVMVLTAVTTDVPPGANGLLRKPFSVEELLEAVRSMMPIAA; via the coding sequence ATGCTGTGCGCCATGGCCAGCGCTGGGAAGCACGGCTCCGTGCTCGTGGTGGAGGATGAAGACGATATCCGGGCCGCCATCGCGGAAATCCTCGAGAGTGAGGGCTACGACGTCACTGTCGCCTCCAACGGGCGGGAGGCGATGGAGGAGCTCTCGGACGTGCGGTATGTGCCTCGGCTCATCCTCCTGGACTTGATGATGCCGGAGATGAACGGGCACGAGCTGCTTGCCCGCCGACAAGCCATCCCCCGTCTCCGCAACGTCCCGGTGATGGTGCTCACCGCCGTCACCACCGACGTGCCGCCCGGGGCCAACGGCCTGTTGCGCAAGCCGTTCTCCGTGGAGGAGTTGTTGGAGGCCGTGCGGAGCATGATGCCCATCGCCGCGTGA
- a CDS encoding helix-turn-helix domain-containing protein, with product MDTELASMLGAAARAARVRMGLTQADVAERIGMASEVYGRLERGHMLPSVQNLRRLCVVLNVPPHQLLGLGDDLAAPPPGKEKSGGKAREDDTPEMRRLLRNLKKLSAVQLKLMNLVASAMQQKKK from the coding sequence ATGGACACAGAACTGGCGAGCATGCTGGGAGCGGCGGCGCGGGCTGCCCGGGTGCGGATGGGCCTGACGCAGGCCGATGTGGCGGAGCGGATTGGCATGGCGTCGGAGGTGTATGGCCGCCTGGAGCGAGGCCACATGCTGCCCAGCGTGCAGAACCTGCGACGGCTGTGCGTGGTGCTGAATGTGCCGCCGCACCAGTTGCTGGGGTTGGGAGATGACCTGGCGGCGCCTCCGCCCGGGAAGGAGAAGTCCGGTGGGAAGGCGCGCGAGGACGACACGCCGGAGATGCGGCGGTTGCTGCGCAACCTGAAGAAGCTGTCCGCGGTGCAGCTCAAGCTGATGAACCTGGTGGCGTCGGCGATGCAGCAGAAGAAGAAGTAG
- a CDS encoding serine/threonine-protein kinase: protein MMAGHPLALRPGMKVGPWRVMARLGQGAFGAVFQVENGGRLHALKFALRGPGSDDLDRTDARAVRELACLLHAVHPHVVRVWAHGRWPDARTGYHYVVLDYVEGATLSNWVKREAPSARRVARMFSQLAWTLGELHSRNVFHRDLKPTNILVRAADDSPILVDFGSANHAESQPLTEGPLPPGTPQYRSPEALRFHRENHSRRDAHYVFRATDDLYALGVTLYEVLTGTSAFSRSLPREVLAEYIETRMPAPASTLNEHVPLALDLISQQLLRKSPEERYQDGGALHAALEAALDSATHDWDRPLFTRSVEEDTSEETPTPTSEAAVLAPWPVPLPRRSSRRPAPTGALTDEDATPSASIPRVPLREALARPQPVTRQRRGLARRLGWVGMGGVLLLLGWVLSQLRC, encoded by the coding sequence ATGATGGCGGGCCATCCGCTGGCGTTGCGTCCGGGGATGAAGGTCGGCCCCTGGCGCGTCATGGCACGGCTGGGCCAAGGGGCCTTCGGCGCGGTGTTCCAGGTGGAGAACGGCGGCCGGCTGCACGCGCTCAAGTTCGCGCTGCGCGGGCCGGGCAGTGACGACCTGGACCGGACGGATGCGCGAGCCGTCCGGGAGCTCGCGTGCCTGCTCCACGCGGTGCATCCGCACGTCGTCCGGGTCTGGGCCCACGGGCGTTGGCCCGACGCCCGCACCGGCTACCACTACGTCGTCCTGGACTACGTGGAGGGCGCCACGCTCTCCAACTGGGTGAAGCGCGAAGCCCCCTCCGCGCGCCGGGTGGCGAGGATGTTCTCGCAGTTGGCGTGGACGCTCGGGGAACTGCACTCGCGCAACGTCTTCCACCGGGACCTCAAGCCCACCAACATCCTCGTGCGCGCCGCCGATGACTCTCCCATCCTGGTGGACTTCGGCAGCGCCAATCACGCCGAGTCCCAGCCACTCACCGAGGGCCCGCTGCCCCCGGGCACCCCCCAGTACCGCAGCCCCGAGGCCCTCCGCTTCCATCGCGAGAACCACTCCAGGCGGGACGCGCACTACGTCTTCCGCGCCACGGACGACCTCTATGCCCTGGGCGTCACGCTGTACGAAGTGCTCACGGGGACCTCGGCCTTCTCTCGCTCGCTGCCGCGTGAAGTCCTCGCCGAGTACATCGAGACGCGCATGCCCGCACCCGCCTCCACGCTCAACGAGCACGTCCCGCTCGCGCTGGACCTCATCTCGCAGCAACTGCTCCGCAAGAGTCCGGAGGAGCGCTACCAGGATGGAGGCGCGCTGCACGCCGCGCTCGAGGCGGCGCTCGACTCCGCGACACACGACTGGGACAGGCCCCTCTTCACGCGCTCCGTCGAGGAGGACACTTCCGAGGAGACCCCCACGCCCACCAGCGAGGCCGCCGTCCTCGCGCCCTGGCCCGTGCCCCTGCCGAGGAGGTCCTCCCGTCGGCCCGCTCCCACCGGAGCCCTGACGGACGAGGACGCCACACCCTCCGCGTCCATCCCACGAGTCCCGCTTCGTGAAGCCCTCGCGCGCCCGCAGCCCGTGACGCGCCAACGACGCGGCCTCGCGCGGAGACTCGGGTGGGTGGGAATGGGAGGGGTGTTGCTGCTGCTCGGGTGGGTGTTGTCGCAACTGCGCTGCTGA
- a CDS encoding chloride channel protein → MTRCLAWTGVAPLPAIQQSTETGPPGFSVTRRFHHSVRDFLRSLTGMEKRFWLLVVAVGLIAGLGAAGLLKVLRFTQELFWRSEAEDFLSGVVAAPSWRRMLIPLLGGALVTLLSLVVGQPLRGHGTAGIIESIWVRSGRLPLHRALLRGLVSILAVAMGAPLGREGALLSTGAASGSALAQWLGLNAGQTRLLVACGASAGMASAYNVPIGAALFGLEVLLGSFAMELFGPIVVSCVVATLVSRVLIADHPSYVIPGYTLLHPRELLLALVLGVLLGGASALYVRGINVMSDLLDRVSSWLAPFLPLLAMGVVGVVAVWLPQLLGNGYDAVNAALLGRMSLTLLLVLPLAKLALTSLCAGAGVPGGLFTPSLFFGALLGGAFGMLSERLFPGSAPSGAYALLGMGAVLAGTTHASVSAVLLIFELTGDYPLVLPLMLSAVVSAAISRRLEPESLYTSVLNRRNVRMPATIPHWLRQEGARALLKPVSKRVSPSAPFQEVVALLLELPAGEDLYVTDEAGRYRGALVLDELKGHLPDHSLLQATIAEDIMDTQVKPITPEMSLSEVAARFAQTALERLPVVDSGRRLLGTISKMDVLRQGTF, encoded by the coding sequence ATGACACGGTGCCTAGCTTGGACAGGCGTGGCCCCTCTACCCGCCATCCAGCAGAGCACCGAGACGGGCCCGCCGGGCTTCAGCGTGACGCGGCGCTTCCACCACTCCGTCCGGGACTTCCTGCGAAGCCTCACGGGGATGGAGAAGCGCTTCTGGCTGCTGGTGGTGGCGGTGGGGCTCATCGCGGGCCTGGGCGCGGCGGGGCTGCTCAAGGTGCTGCGCTTCACCCAGGAGCTCTTCTGGCGCAGCGAGGCGGAGGACTTCCTGTCCGGCGTGGTGGCCGCGCCGTCCTGGCGACGCATGCTCATCCCCCTCCTGGGCGGCGCGCTGGTGACGCTGCTGTCGCTCGTCGTGGGTCAGCCCCTGCGAGGCCACGGCACCGCCGGCATCATCGAGTCCATCTGGGTCCGCTCCGGCCGCCTGCCCCTGCACCGCGCGCTGCTGCGCGGGCTGGTCTCCATCCTGGCCGTGGCCATGGGGGCGCCGCTGGGACGCGAGGGCGCGCTCTTGTCCACGGGTGCGGCGAGCGGCTCGGCGCTCGCGCAGTGGCTGGGGCTGAACGCGGGACAGACGCGCCTGCTGGTGGCGTGTGGCGCCTCCGCGGGCATGGCGTCCGCGTACAACGTGCCCATCGGCGCGGCCCTCTTCGGGCTGGAGGTGCTGCTGGGCAGCTTCGCGATGGAGCTGTTCGGCCCCATCGTCGTCTCATGCGTGGTGGCGACGCTCGTCTCGCGAGTGCTCATCGCCGACCACCCCAGCTACGTCATCCCCGGCTACACGCTGCTCCATCCGCGCGAGCTGCTGCTGGCGCTGGTGTTGGGGGTGCTGCTGGGTGGCGCGTCCGCGCTCTACGTGCGCGGCATCAACGTGATGTCGGACCTGCTGGACCGGGTCTCTTCCTGGCTCGCCCCGTTCCTGCCCTTGCTCGCGATGGGCGTCGTGGGCGTCGTCGCGGTGTGGCTGCCGCAATTGCTGGGCAATGGCTATGACGCCGTGAACGCGGCGCTGCTGGGGCGGATGTCCCTGACGCTGCTGTTGGTGTTGCCCCTGGCGAAGCTGGCGCTGACGTCGCTGTGCGCGGGCGCGGGCGTCCCGGGCGGGCTCTTCACGCCCTCGCTGTTCTTCGGCGCCCTGCTCGGAGGCGCCTTCGGGATGCTGTCCGAGCGTCTGTTCCCTGGCAGCGCGCCCAGCGGCGCGTACGCCCTGCTGGGCATGGGCGCGGTGCTTGCGGGCACCACGCATGCGTCCGTGTCCGCGGTGCTGCTCATCTTCGAGCTCACGGGTGACTATCCGCTGGTGTTGCCGTTGATGCTCAGCGCGGTGGTGTCCGCGGCCATCAGCCGGAGGCTGGAGCCGGAGTCGCTCTACACCTCCGTGCTCAACCGCCGGAACGTGCGGATGCCGGCCACCATCCCCCACTGGCTGCGGCAGGAGGGGGCTCGCGCGCTGCTCAAGCCCGTGAGCAAGCGCGTCTCTCCCTCCGCCCCGTTCCAGGAGGTCGTCGCGCTGCTGCTGGAGCTTCCCGCGGGCGAGGACCTCTACGTCACCGACGAAGCCGGCCGCTACCGGGGCGCGCTGGTGCTGGACGAGCTCAAGGGACACCTGCCGGACCACTCCCTGCTCCAGGCCACCATCGCGGAGGACATCATGGACACGCAGGTGAAGCCCATCACCCCGGAGATGTCGCTGAGCGAGGTGGCCGCCCGCTTCGCGCAGACGGCGCTCGAGCGGCTGCCCGTGGTGGACAGCGGCCGACGGCTGCTTGGAACCATCTCCAAGATGGACGTGTTGAGACAGGGAACGTTCTAG
- a CDS encoding ankyrin repeat domain-containing protein: MSTALLEAVAKNDVAAVRKEALTADWDVRDEFGRNALGMAASRAGEHSVDVLRALLDAGADVNQAQGSDSDEEVGWTALHQACIKGTFPSAVDAVKLLLERGAQADGSSAAAVVSPLELALTTHHLGIAEALLKAGARPDALSKQGMAPLHQVVSLFRERTESGKYKAGAVAKMAVDAVTLLLAHGAKPGTPDSKGETALAKALLSKLPEDFVLALVNAGAPLDEWVDLGNPPKKVLVTPASMAVGLGQPVSVIVAMLKRGLDTTKPVAPDAQNLMHYAAMKRFDALQMILEHRPEQDVNVRDETGATPLFLASWVGISSAVKALLARGANPNIPDDGGNMPLHTAAKNDHDSVVKLLLEAGADKSARNANGQTAEDRARAEGNTTVAKLLSGA; the protein is encoded by the coding sequence ATGTCCACAGCCCTGCTCGAAGCCGTTGCCAAGAATGATGTCGCCGCCGTGCGGAAGGAAGCCCTGACGGCGGACTGGGATGTCCGTGATGAGTTCGGGCGGAACGCCTTGGGCATGGCGGCCTCGCGCGCGGGCGAGCACTCGGTCGATGTGCTGAGGGCGCTGCTCGACGCGGGCGCGGACGTGAACCAGGCGCAGGGCTCCGACAGCGATGAAGAAGTGGGTTGGACCGCGCTGCACCAGGCCTGCATCAAGGGCACGTTCCCCTCGGCCGTCGATGCGGTGAAGCTGCTCCTGGAGCGCGGCGCCCAGGCGGATGGGAGCAGCGCGGCGGCGGTGGTGTCGCCGTTGGAGCTGGCGCTCACCACGCACCACCTGGGCATCGCGGAGGCGCTGCTGAAGGCGGGCGCCCGGCCCGACGCGCTGAGCAAGCAGGGCATGGCCCCGCTGCATCAGGTGGTCTCGCTGTTCCGGGAGCGCACCGAGAGTGGCAAGTACAAGGCGGGCGCGGTGGCGAAGATGGCCGTCGACGCCGTCACGCTGCTGCTCGCCCACGGGGCGAAGCCGGGGACGCCGGACTCGAAGGGCGAGACGGCGCTGGCCAAGGCCCTGCTGTCCAAGCTGCCGGAGGACTTCGTCCTGGCGCTGGTGAACGCGGGCGCGCCGCTGGACGAGTGGGTGGACCTGGGCAATCCGCCCAAGAAGGTGCTCGTCACCCCCGCGTCCATGGCCGTGGGCCTGGGCCAGCCGGTGTCCGTGATTGTCGCCATGCTGAAGCGGGGGCTCGACACCACGAAGCCCGTCGCGCCGGATGCGCAGAACCTGATGCACTACGCGGCGATGAAGCGCTTCGACGCGCTCCAGATGATTCTGGAGCACCGGCCGGAGCAGGACGTCAACGTGCGCGATGAGACGGGGGCCACGCCGCTGTTCCTGGCGTCGTGGGTGGGCATCTCCTCCGCGGTGAAGGCGCTGCTGGCGCGCGGCGCCAACCCGAACATCCCGGACGACGGCGGCAACATGCCGCTGCACACCGCCGCGAAGAACGACCACGACTCCGTCGTCAAGCTGCTGCTGGAGGCGGGCGCGGACAAGAGCGCGCGCAACGCGAACGGGCAGACGGCGGAGGACCGGGCTCGCGCCGAGGGCAACACGACCGTCGCCAAGCTGCTGAGCGGCGCCTAG
- a CDS encoding Ig-like domain-containing protein, translating into MSTRVLTSWRRVRPQAFVGLWALCVAVLSTPSSAQTQTNSQSTQRAINFLSADVVTWVNENNCAACHRVGASTYGMAAARANGYDMTVVAANGRTNQANLETLGQRIRNEQLPDGSWIHTGNAFRNEKTSFATFGLAGYDQNVSTQYSASLVAAANWALATQEPSGRWVSDHASYPVDHGSVPTTSRIMTGIAQAKQRVDPARAAQYQAALDRAAAYLRANLDNPDTSAPGNGMPYTFQVAWAVVGLKAAGPGPANANTAAIDTLANRLLTRTSPGNPGWGDLPNAAANDVATGSAIYALCLAGREPATDPRVRSSIEWLKTRQAADGSWRTGSATFDIPTTFASLGLSCYGDFSVHVKVVGDARRELVVGSQQAQQVTFTFNVKNHGYQADTYTLSTLGGLPGWASFPTPISLFLPAGDDANVTVTVTAPSNLLPALTSEFTLIASSGGAPGVSGSARATAYTPPIPPVTGLPTTTTIQTPAVNAHITIGNGNVLSARVRDSGNMPVTGPNRGVVTFYVAGIPVGGDADVDGDGLFTFDWVPPTDTWTITGPQDFRAVYSGVERAPPLANLLGSTDSRTVIIDPFPHLTPMVTIGNPPAFTRETTLDIWGYATPRAPGAVVTYAAFIINGSTTIPLTPGNGGLIYTTITLQEGPNIIQLTARDSFGGVTTKQVNLTVDRVAPILEIVSPVNGAAVDELNVKVTSSVQDQTPVTVETQWVAKSLLEFGNGTVEHTIPMNYGNQVILVRATDSAFNVTEKLVTIWVDPGEPTVTTNPGDGQLYGPLANNALNYSVSVQSLSATTVRINGGAPMPVARGGGAVQTTLTLNPGVNNLSIITTSETGVTTTTTRTVRYDVQAPTATLLNPTEGGTASGTITLRARVTDNFSTVTNVGFSRDMSGIRAGSLQGDGTWTASLDTRELTDGAHTIDIWTSDSVGNSTVQRFNFFVDN; encoded by the coding sequence ATGTCCACCCGTGTCCTCACGTCGTGGCGTCGCGTGCGTCCGCAGGCCTTCGTCGGCCTGTGGGCGTTGTGCGTCGCCGTCTTGTCCACGCCGTCCTCGGCGCAGACGCAAACCAACTCGCAGTCCACCCAGCGCGCCATCAACTTCCTCAGCGCGGATGTCGTCACCTGGGTCAACGAGAACAACTGCGCGGCCTGCCACCGCGTGGGCGCCAGCACGTACGGCATGGCCGCCGCGCGCGCCAACGGCTACGACATGACCGTCGTCGCGGCCAACGGCCGGACGAACCAGGCCAACCTGGAGACGCTGGGCCAGCGCATCCGGAACGAGCAGCTTCCCGACGGCTCGTGGATTCACACCGGCAACGCCTTCCGCAACGAGAAGACGTCCTTCGCGACCTTCGGCCTCGCCGGGTATGACCAGAACGTCTCCACGCAGTACAGCGCGTCCCTCGTCGCCGCGGCCAACTGGGCGCTGGCCACGCAGGAGCCGAGCGGCCGGTGGGTGTCCGACCACGCCAGCTACCCGGTGGACCACGGCAGCGTGCCCACCACCTCGCGCATCATGACGGGCATCGCGCAGGCCAAGCAGCGCGTGGACCCCGCCCGCGCCGCGCAGTACCAGGCCGCGCTGGACCGCGCCGCCGCCTACCTGCGGGCGAACCTGGACAACCCGGACACCAGCGCCCCCGGCAACGGCATGCCCTACACCTTCCAGGTGGCCTGGGCCGTGGTGGGCCTGAAGGCCGCGGGCCCCGGCCCGGCCAACGCCAACACCGCCGCCATCGACACCCTGGCCAACCGCCTGCTCACGCGCACCTCGCCGGGCAACCCGGGCTGGGGAGATTTGCCCAACGCCGCCGCCAACGACGTGGCCACCGGCAGCGCCATCTACGCGCTGTGCCTCGCGGGCCGCGAGCCCGCCACCGACCCGCGCGTGCGCAGCAGCATCGAGTGGCTGAAGACGCGCCAGGCCGCGGACGGAAGCTGGCGCACCGGCTCCGCGACGTTCGACATCCCCACCACCTTCGCGTCCCTGGGCCTGTCCTGCTACGGCGACTTCAGCGTGCACGTCAAAGTGGTGGGTGATGCGCGCAGGGAGCTGGTCGTCGGCTCGCAGCAGGCGCAGCAGGTCACCTTCACCTTCAACGTGAAGAACCACGGCTACCAGGCGGACACCTATACGCTCAGCACCCTCGGCGGCCTGCCCGGCTGGGCCTCCTTCCCCACGCCCATCAGCCTCTTCCTGCCCGCGGGTGACGACGCCAACGTCACCGTCACCGTCACCGCGCCGTCGAACCTGCTCCCCGCGCTGACGTCGGAGTTCACGCTCATCGCCAGCTCCGGCGGCGCGCCGGGTGTGTCCGGCTCCGCTCGCGCCACCGCGTACACCCCGCCCATTCCGCCCGTCACCGGCCTGCCCACCACCACCACCATCCAGACGCCCGCCGTCAACGCGCACATCACCATCGGCAACGGCAACGTGCTGTCCGCCCGCGTGCGCGACTCCGGCAACATGCCCGTCACCGGCCCCAACCGGGGCGTCGTCACCTTCTACGTCGCGGGCATCCCCGTGGGCGGAGACGCGGACGTGGATGGAGACGGTCTGTTCACCTTCGACTGGGTGCCGCCCACCGACACGTGGACCATCACCGGCCCGCAGGACTTCCGCGCCGTCTACTCCGGCGTGGAGCGCGCGCCGCCCCTGGCCAACCTGCTGGGCAGCACCGACTCGCGCACTGTCATCATCGACCCGTTCCCGCACCTGACGCCCATGGTCACCATCGGCAACCCGCCGGCCTTCACGCGCGAGACGACGCTGGACATCTGGGGCTACGCCACGCCACGCGCGCCGGGCGCCGTCGTCACCTACGCGGCCTTCATCATCAACGGCTCCACCACCATCCCGCTCACCCCGGGCAACGGCGGCCTCATCTACACCACCATCACCCTGCAGGAAGGCCCCAACATCATCCAGCTCACCGCGCGCGACAGCTTCGGTGGTGTCACCACCAAGCAGGTCAACCTCACGGTGGACCGCGTGGCGCCCATCCTCGAAATCGTCTCGCCGGTCAACGGCGCGGCGGTGGACGAGCTCAACGTCAAGGTGACGTCGTCGGTGCAGGACCAGACGCCCGTGACGGTGGAGACGCAGTGGGTGGCCAAGTCGTTGCTCGAGTTCGGCAACGGCACGGTGGAGCACACCATCCCCATGAACTACGGCAACCAGGTCATCCTGGTGCGCGCCACGGACAGCGCCTTCAACGTGACGGAGAAGCTGGTCACCATCTGGGTGGACCCCGGCGAGCCGACCGTCACGACCAACCCCGGTGACGGCCAGCTCTACGGGCCGCTCGCGAACAACGCGCTCAACTACTCCGTCAGCGTCCAGTCCCTGTCCGCGACGACGGTGCGCATCAACGGCGGCGCGCCCATGCCGGTGGCTCGCGGCGGTGGCGCGGTGCAGACGACGCTCACGCTCAACCCGGGCGTCAACAACCTCAGCATCATCACCACCAGCGAGACGGGCGTCACCACCACCACCACGCGCACGGTGCGCTACGACGTGCAGGCCCCCACCGCCACGCTGCTGAACCCCACCGAGGGCGGCACCGCCAGCGGCACCATCACCCTGCGCGCCCGCGTCACCGACAACTTCAGCACGGTGACCAACGTGGGCTTCAGCCGGGACATGTCCGGCATCCGCGCGGGCTCGCTCCAGGGTGACGGCACGTGGACGGCGTCGCTCGACACGCGCGAGCTGACGGACGGCGCGCACACCATCGACATCTGGACGAGCGACAGCGTGGGCAACTCCACCGTCCAGCGCTTCAATTTCTTCGTCGACAACTGA